The Candidozyma auris chromosome 1, complete sequence genome includes a region encoding these proteins:
- a CDS encoding sugar porter family MFS transporter, translating into MSETESKTSQISEEVPKFLKLRGERLNTAITSLCGVGFFLFGYDQGVMGSLLTLPTFRARFPEMDTVSNEEQSYAIWQGWVIGCYAVGCLVGALCTMYLGDKFGRVKMIFWGCVIIIIGGVLQAAAMNTDFLIVARVISGVGNGLLTATVPLYAAECSKAASRGKSLCIHGSLITFGIAVSYWIDFAFYFTEQFGEVSWRFPIAFQLIFPLGIACFGTTFPESPRWLMGQTRAEEASRVFASLYDKTPNDPFVQRLIEDISQSLDAEKKAGGNKFSVKALLKQGKHKNFQRVNLAGWSQTMQQICGINLITYYAGTIFEEYIGMDALESRILAACNGTEYFLASLIPIFIIERVGRRKLFIFGTAGQCLSMLLLYVCMEVAHRGNDGGSIGAAVMLFAFNSFFGMSLLSLTWLYPPEVSSLEVRAPTTAISTACNWGFNFMVVMITPICFNSIDHHTYLIFFAINFLMVPVFYFLYPETKGRSLEEMDLIFAETSAWKPWQCVKVAATMPYFHERVDTESIKEEKPAIDHHSNNMVSHDEELKGDNNDQREK; encoded by the coding sequence ATGTCCGAAACCGAATCCAAGACTTCTCAGATTTCAGAGGAGGTACCCAAGTTTCTCAAACTACGTGGCGAAAGACTCAATACTGCGATCACCTCTTTATGTGGCGTGggtttttttcttttcggGTATGATCAGGGTGTAATGGGATCGCTTCTTACACTTCCCACCTTCAGAGCTCGCTTCCCTGAAATGGATACTGTTTCCAACGAGGAACAGAGTTATGCTATCTGGCAAGGGTGGGTCATTGGCTGCTATGCAGTGGGTTGTTTGGTAGGTGCTCTCTGTACGATGTATCTTGGTGATAAGTTTGGCAGAGTCAAGATGATTTTCTGGGGATGTGTTATAATTATTATTGGTGGCGTCTTACAGGCAGCAGCGATGAATACTGACTTTTTGATCGTGGCTAGGGTCATATCTGGTGTGGGTAACGGGTTACTCACTGCCACGGTGCCTCTTTACGCTGCCGAGTGTTCGAAAGCCGCAAGCAGAGGAAAATCGCTTTGTATTCATGGATCCTTGATTACCTTTGGAATTGCCGTTTCATATTGGATAGACTTTGCTTTTTACTTCACAGAGCagtttggtgaagtttcATGGAGATTTCCCATTGCATTCCAACTTATCTTCCCACTTGGAATTGCTTGTTTTGGAACTACGTTCCCCGAGTCTCCCAGATGGCTTATGGGTCAAACCAGAGCTGAGGAAGCTTCCAGGGTATTTGCCTCCTTGTACGACAAAACTCCAAATGACCCTTTTGTGCAACGGCTAATTGAGGACATCTCTCAGAGTTTAgatgctgaaaagaaagcaggTGGTAATAAGTTCAGCGTAAAGGCACTTCTCAAACAAGGGAAGCATAAAAACTTCCAAAGAGTCAATTTGGCGGGCTGGTCTCAAACCATGCAGCAGATCTGCGGCATCAATTTGATCACCTACTATGCTGGTACCATATTTGAGGAGTATATCGGCATGGACGCTTTAGAATCACGTATTTTGGCTGCCTGCAACGGTACTGAGTACTTTTTGGCGTCCCTCATTCCTATATTCATCATTGAAAGggttggaagaagaaagctaTTTATATTCGGTACCGCTGGCCAGTGCTTAAGTATGTTGTTGCTTTATGTTTGTATGGAGGTTGCCCATAGAGGCAATGATGGGGGTTCCATTGGTGCTGCGGTCATGTTGTTCGCCTTTAACTCCTTCTTCGGGATGTCCCTTTTGTCGCTCACCTGGTTATACCCACCTGAGGTATCTTCGTTGGAGGTCAGAGCTCCCACCACTGCCATCTCCACTGCCTGCAATTGGGGTTTCAATTTcatggtggtgatgataACTCCaatctgcttcaactcaaTAGACCATCACACGTATcttattttctttgctATTAACTTCCTCATGGTGCCTGTGTTCTACTTCCTATACCCAGAGACTAAGGGTAGGTCTTTGGAAGAGATGGACTTGATCTTTGCGGAGACATCAGCCTGGAAGCCATGGCAATGTGTGAAGGTTGCTGCTACAATGCCATACTTTCACGAACGAGTCGATACTGAAAGCATTAAAGAGGAGAAACCTGCAATTGATCATCACTCGAACAACATGGTTTCACATGATGAGGAATTGAAGGGTGACAACAATGATCAGCGGGAAAAATAA